A region from the Wansuia hejianensis genome encodes:
- a CDS encoding D-alanyl-D-alanine carboxypeptidase family protein: MISYNNNDYDKKSRRKQVKRRRTFQRAVCIILCLFMGAAVFGAVSLISVGKEASPPGKRSAENTGGFSQMNGRQSGRVSANANQNNLISADITAENAIVINTGTDTALYQKNSTDEVAPASTAKMITALTALDYCAPEDELTVGGEIEMIQEDSSRAWLTRGDILTVRQLLIALMLPSGNDAAYTLAVNAGKSIAGDNSLTNKQSVDIFMGKVNEKARALGAEKSNFVVPDGYDAEGQYTTAYDLAVIAKACLDNPTISEIVASYTSYEKWVNGREVTYNNTNELLNPDSQYYRPEVIGLKTGNSSLSGACLISAAVINGETYICVMMRSTKDARFQDSVDIYDEIKNQ; encoded by the coding sequence ATGATAAGCTACAATAATAATGACTATGATAAAAAGAGCAGACGGAAACAGGTGAAGAGGAGAAGGACTTTTCAAAGAGCTGTCTGTATCATACTCTGTTTATTCATGGGAGCTGCAGTCTTTGGAGCTGTGAGTCTGATCAGTGTCGGTAAAGAAGCTTCCCCTCCAGGCAAAAGGAGTGCAGAAAACACCGGAGGATTTTCTCAAATGAATGGCAGGCAGAGTGGGAGGGTTTCTGCCAATGCTAATCAGAATAATTTGATTTCAGCGGATATCACAGCAGAAAACGCAATTGTGATAAATACAGGAACGGATACTGCGTTATATCAGAAAAACAGCACTGACGAAGTTGCGCCTGCCAGTACAGCTAAGATGATAACAGCGTTAACCGCGCTTGATTACTGCGCTCCGGAAGACGAATTGACAGTAGGTGGGGAAATTGAAATGATCCAAGAGGATTCGTCAAGGGCATGGCTCACGCGGGGGGATATTCTGACCGTCAGACAACTTCTGATTGCACTCATGCTTCCTTCCGGTAATGACGCAGCTTATACGTTGGCTGTTAATGCCGGAAAGAGCATCGCAGGAGATAATAGTCTGACAAATAAACAGTCCGTAGATATATTTATGGGTAAGGTGAATGAGAAAGCCAGAGCACTGGGTGCAGAAAAATCTAATTTTGTAGTCCCTGACGGGTATGATGCTGAAGGGCAGTATACCACGGCTTATGACCTCGCTGTCATTGCAAAAGCATGTCTGGATAATCCCACCATTTCGGAAATTGTGGCAAGCTATACGTCCTATGAAAAATGGGTGAACGGCAGGGAAGTTACTTATAACAACACAAATGAACTTCTTAATCCGGACAGCCAATATTATCGTCCTGAGGTAATCGGCCTAAAAACCGGGAATAGCAGTCTTAGCGGCGCCTGTCTTATTTCGGCAGCGGTTATTAACGGAGAAACTTATATCTGCGTAATGATGAGATCTACTAAGGATGCCAGGTTTCAGGACAGCGTTGATATTTATGATGAAATTAAGAACCAATAA
- a CDS encoding RNA polymerase sigma factor has protein sequence MKKINEEMTELIDKAVAGDKESLELLIKNIQDMVFNLSLRMLGTFSDAEDAAQDILFKVVTHLSSFRKESSFSTWVFRIASNHLTNYKKHMFAQFPLSFEFYGDDIENADTQDIPDLTQNVENSILAEELKMSCTNVMLQCLDPESRCIFILGTMFKLDSRIAGDILGISPENYRKRFSRIRRKMADFLSQYCGEYGLGKCKCRDRVNYAIQNHRINPSQLDFTAAAVISVEQMIEVKNAMEEIDDLSQQFSFCKCYESTDKVKQYFEDFLNSTVTNTVMEAHRRKL, from the coding sequence ATGAAAAAAATAAATGAAGAGATGACAGAATTAATTGACAAAGCCGTCGCAGGAGATAAAGAGTCCCTTGAATTGCTTATCAAAAATATTCAGGACATGGTTTTCAATCTCTCACTGCGTATGCTGGGCACCTTTTCCGATGCCGAAGACGCCGCCCAGGATATTTTGTTTAAGGTGGTAACCCATCTCTCCTCATTCCGGAAAGAAAGTTCATTTTCAACATGGGTGTTTCGTATTGCTTCCAATCATTTAACGAACTATAAGAAGCATATGTTTGCCCAGTTTCCGCTGAGCTTTGAATTCTACGGGGACGATATTGAAAATGCGGACACACAGGATATTCCGGATCTGACACAGAATGTTGAAAATTCGATTTTGGCAGAAGAACTGAAAATGTCCTGTACGAATGTCATGCTGCAATGTCTCGATCCGGAAAGCCGCTGTATCTTTATATTGGGGACAATGTTCAAGCTTGACAGCCGCATTGCAGGAGATATCTTAGGGATATCCCCGGAAAATTACCGGAAGAGATTTTCCAGGATACGCAGAAAGATGGCAGATTTTCTTTCGCAATACTGCGGAGAATACGGCCTCGGAAAGTGTAAATGCAGAGACAGAGTAAACTATGCGATTCAAAATCACCGTATCAATCCATCGCAGTTGGATTTCACAGCTGCAGCGGTTATTAGCGTGGAACAGATGATTGAGGTGAAAAATGCTATGGAAGAAATCGATGATTTGTCGCAGCAGTTTTCATTCTGTAAATGTTATGAGTCGACAGATAAAGTAAAACAGTATTTTGAGGATTTTTTGAATTCTACTGTTACAAATACAGTTATGGAAGCACATAGGAGGAAGCTGTGA
- a CDS encoding DUF3795 domain-containing protein yields the protein MKGFNRQNQLFSLCGLNCGLCPMFLYKYCPGCGGGEGNQSCKIARCSMEHNGVDYCFQCGEYPCFQYKHMDDFDSFITHRNRRADMEKARRYGIEAYNEEQVEKAKILDALLSGFNDGRKKTLYCVAVNLLDLQELREALRQIVSRADLETLALKEKSAFAAGLLQAAAAKNHIDLKLRRKK from the coding sequence ATGAAAGGATTTAACCGGCAAAATCAATTATTTTCCTTATGTGGATTGAATTGTGGGTTATGCCCCATGTTTTTATATAAATATTGCCCTGGATGCGGCGGTGGTGAAGGAAATCAGTCGTGCAAGATTGCGAGATGCAGCATGGAACATAATGGTGTAGACTACTGTTTTCAGTGTGGTGAATATCCCTGTTTCCAATATAAGCACATGGACGATTTTGATTCCTTTATAACGCACCGCAATCGCAGGGCTGATATGGAAAAGGCCAGACGGTACGGAATAGAAGCTTACAACGAGGAACAGGTGGAAAAGGCAAAAATACTGGATGCACTTCTGTCCGGCTTTAATGACGGACGCAAAAAAACTCTCTATTGTGTTGCAGTCAATCTTTTAGACCTGCAAGAGCTGCGGGAGGCACTCAGGCAGATTGTGAGCAGAGCTGATCTGGAAACGCTGGCGCTAAAAGAGAAAAGTGCTTTTGCTGCGGGGTTGCTGCAGGCTGCGGCAGCAAAAAATCATATAGACTTGAAGCTGCGCAGGAAAAAATGA
- the vanR gene encoding VanR-ABDEGLN family response regulator transcription factor, translating into MNERILVVDDEKELADLVEVYLKNDGYTVYKCYNGMDALKCIETVELHLAILDIMLPDIDGLRICQKIREKFCFPVIMLTAKVEDGDKIMGLSIADDYITKPFNPLEMTARVKAQLRQYMRYSQPHNERSEYDIRGMTISKNSHKCILYGKEIQLTPTEFSILWYLSENQGKVVSTEELFEAVWGEKYLDNNNTVMAHIGRLREKMQERAKNPKFIKTVWGVGYTIEK; encoded by the coding sequence ATGAATGAACGAATCCTGGTGGTTGATGATGAGAAAGAATTAGCCGACTTAGTGGAAGTTTATCTGAAAAACGATGGGTATACAGTTTATAAATGTTATAATGGCATGGATGCGCTGAAGTGCATTGAAACAGTTGAGCTGCATTTAGCCATATTAGATATCATGCTCCCGGATATTGACGGCCTGCGGATCTGCCAGAAAATCCGGGAAAAATTCTGTTTTCCGGTGATTATGCTGACAGCAAAAGTGGAAGACGGGGATAAAATCATGGGGCTCTCTATTGCTGACGATTATATTACGAAACCATTTAATCCACTTGAAATGACTGCCAGAGTGAAGGCACAGCTAAGGCAATATATGCGGTACAGCCAGCCTCATAATGAAAGGAGCGAATACGATATAAGAGGCATGACGATCAGCAAGAACAGCCATAAATGTATCTTGTATGGAAAAGAGATTCAGCTGACGCCGACTGAGTTTTCTATTCTCTGGTATCTGAGTGAAAATCAGGGGAAGGTTGTTTCAACGGAAGAGTTATTTGAAGCCGTATGGGGAGAAAAATATTTAGATAACAATAACACTGTTATGGCGCATATCGGACGTCTTAGGGAAAAAATGCAGGAAAGAGCCAAAAACCCTAAATTCATAAAGACTGTATGGGGAGTGGGATATACCATTGAAAAATAG
- a CDS encoding DUF2461 domain-containing protein translates to MNTRIIMEYLSELEKNNNREWYHAHKKEYKEANAQFEDFLQELIFEIGKFDSSIIHNIPKNLTFKLARDTRFSNDKSPYTPAFRAHISAKGKLPVPVGYYIMIRPGNNSFLGGGLFADMFKDATTMVRDYIVSHEDEWNAVIRDQEFSEIFTVKGTTLKNVPNGYDKEHSQAEFLKMKSWYLEHPLSDEEICDSEKLFLQAVKMFQMMKPFNDYLNKALIEFEMPKR, encoded by the coding sequence GTGAATACCCGGATAATCATGGAATATTTATCGGAGCTCGAAAAAAACAACAACAGAGAGTGGTACCATGCCCATAAAAAGGAATATAAAGAGGCAAATGCACAATTTGAGGATTTCTTACAGGAATTAATTTTTGAAATCGGCAAATTCGACAGCAGTATTATACATAATATTCCAAAGAACCTTACCTTTAAACTGGCGCGGGATACGCGCTTCAGCAATGATAAGTCGCCATATACCCCTGCGTTCCGCGCACATATTTCGGCTAAGGGAAAGCTGCCCGTTCCGGTTGGATATTACATTATGATCAGACCGGGGAACAATTCGTTCCTGGGAGGAGGCCTGTTTGCAGATATGTTTAAGGATGCAACGACTATGGTAAGGGATTATATTGTGTCCCATGAGGATGAATGGAACGCTGTCATTCGCGACCAGGAGTTCTCGGAAATTTTTACCGTCAAGGGAACTACTTTAAAAAATGTACCGAACGGTTATGATAAAGAACACAGCCAGGCCGAGTTTCTGAAAATGAAGAGCTGGTATCTGGAACATCCGCTTTCTGATGAGGAAATATGTGATTCTGAGAAATTATTCTTGCAAGCGGTTAAAATGTTTCAAATGATGAAGCCATTTAACGATTACTTGAACAAAGCTCTTATAGAATTTGAAATGCCGAAAAGGTAA
- a CDS encoding glycosyltransferase — protein sequence MVVNILKIYMIFVIIIMLVYTVRHYLFAVNRLSGRQRMYYNDIISSRMKRISVLIPMHNEEQVLSYVLEALLECDYDRDRLEIIPINDNSTDRTRELLDAYHEKYEFIRPLHRDCPDRGKPAGLNDAMELATGEIIIVFDADYRPARDMLKQLAIAFEDPEVGAVMGRVIPYNTNKNLLTRLINLERSGGYQVDQQARYNLRTIPQYGGTVGGFRKDVMLDMGGFNPLVLAEDTELTYRLYTHGWKVVYANSAECYEEAPETWEVRGRQIRRWSRGHNQVLFRYLFRTVVSTHMNLREKLDGILLLFVYAIPFFLLLGQMVSLALFFLGEMDLFAGWWVLLFIGVYCSFGNFAPFYQIGTALVLDGIKGEVLLLPLLMFNFYFYMWNISRGFLDAVADIITKRKVHWAKTKRFTDSAASAARGNKKEEKRLEKEGL from the coding sequence ATGGTTGTAAACATATTAAAAATTTACATGATTTTTGTCATCATCATCATGCTGGTCTATACGGTCAGGCATTATCTGTTCGCGGTGAACCGCCTGTCAGGGCGGCAGAGGATGTATTATAACGATATTATTTCCAGCCGTATGAAAAGGATCTCTGTTCTGATCCCCATGCACAATGAAGAGCAGGTGCTGTCCTATGTGCTGGAAGCGCTTCTGGAATGCGATTATGACAGGGACAGGCTGGAGATCATACCTATCAACGACAATTCCACGGACAGGACCAGGGAATTGTTGGACGCGTATCATGAGAAGTACGAATTTATCCGCCCGCTCCACCGTGACTGCCCGGACCGCGGCAAGCCGGCCGGCCTGAATGACGCCATGGAGCTGGCGACCGGGGAAATCATCATCGTGTTCGATGCGGATTACCGTCCAGCCAGAGACATGCTGAAGCAGCTGGCGATTGCCTTTGAAGATCCGGAGGTGGGAGCCGTTATGGGGCGTGTGATCCCATACAACACGAATAAAAACCTGCTGACAAGGCTGATTAACCTGGAACGTTCCGGCGGATATCAGGTGGATCAGCAGGCGCGCTACAATCTCAGGACAATTCCCCAGTATGGGGGAACGGTGGGCGGCTTCCGCAAGGATGTCATGCTGGATATGGGGGGCTTTAACCCGCTGGTGCTGGCGGAGGATACAGAGCTGACTTACCGGCTGTATACCCATGGCTGGAAGGTGGTGTACGCCAATTCAGCGGAATGCTATGAGGAAGCGCCGGAAACCTGGGAGGTGCGGGGCCGCCAGATACGCAGATGGTCCAGAGGCCATAATCAGGTGCTGTTCCGCTATCTGTTCCGCACGGTTGTGTCAACCCACATGAATCTCAGGGAAAAGCTGGATGGTATCCTGCTGTTGTTTGTATATGCGATTCCCTTTTTCCTGCTTTTGGGGCAGATGGTTTCCCTTGCGCTGTTCTTTCTGGGCGAGATGGATCTGTTTGCCGGATGGTGGGTGCTTCTGTTCATCGGAGTCTATTGCTCCTTCGGCAATTTTGCGCCCTTCTACCAGATCGGGACGGCCCTGGTGCTGGACGGAATCAAGGGAGAGGTGCTGCTTCTCCCGCTTCTGATGTTTAATTTCTATTTCTATATGTGGAACATCAGCCGGGGATTTCTGGACGCCGTTGCGGATATCATCACCAAGAGGAAGGTGCACTGGGCGAAGACGAAGCGGTTTACCGATAGCGCGGCGTCAGCGGCCCGGGGAAATAAAAAAGAAGAAAAAAGACTGGAAAAGG
- a CDS encoding C39 family peptidase yields the protein MGKGYKRKAMKRKRRIVRWAIIGVLGVVLVFTFNRGAEGRSGILNSGIKGEKASAYIDLQPVQAGECDPEILGKLQDMAGNDDKVKKLLEQMDQYPEGILEMVANNLETIDFALDYPEKKNMAPADTIGEIERGEIPELLQWDERWGYSSYGDGVLGYTGCGPTALCMVIAGLTGDSSVTPSQIARFADENGYYAEGQGTCWSLMTEGCKNFGVQGRELGLDKNLIYAELEAGNPIICSMKPGDFTTKGHFIVLTGVVDGKIQINDPNSMERSSRLWDYGTIEYQINNLWTFSAIWGGMSG from the coding sequence ATGGGAAAAGGTTATAAAAGAAAAGCCATGAAAAGAAAAAGGCGGATTGTGAGATGGGCGATTATAGGGGTTCTGGGGGTAGTCCTGGTATTTACCTTTAATCGGGGGGCCGAAGGGAGGAGCGGTATTCTGAATTCCGGCATAAAAGGTGAAAAGGCATCCGCCTATATAGATTTGCAGCCTGTCCAGGCGGGAGAATGTGATCCGGAGATTTTGGGAAAACTGCAGGACATGGCAGGGAATGACGACAAGGTGAAGAAATTGCTGGAGCAGATGGATCAGTATCCGGAAGGGATATTGGAGATGGTTGCTAATAACCTGGAAACTATTGATTTTGCTCTGGATTATCCAGAAAAGAAGAATATGGCTCCGGCTGACACCATTGGAGAAATTGAACGGGGAGAGATCCCGGAGCTGCTGCAATGGGATGAGCGCTGGGGTTATTCAAGCTACGGGGACGGAGTTCTGGGCTACACCGGATGCGGTCCTACAGCTCTCTGCATGGTGATTGCGGGACTGACGGGGGACAGCAGCGTAACGCCCAGCCAGATTGCAAGGTTTGCGGATGAGAATGGGTACTATGCAGAGGGCCAGGGAACCTGCTGGAGTCTCATGACGGAAGGCTGCAAGAACTTTGGCGTCCAGGGAAGGGAGCTGGGTCTGGATAAGAATCTGATATATGCGGAGCTGGAAGCCGGGAACCCTATCATCTGTAGCATGAAGCCGGGAGACTTTACGACTAAAGGCCATTTTATCGTACTTACAGGGGTAGTGGATGGTAAGATTCAGATTAATGATCCGAACAGCATGGAGAGGAGCAGCCGTCTGTGGGATTATGGGACTATAGAGTATCAGATTAACAATCTGTGGACATTTTCAGCCATCTGGGGTGGTATGAGTGGATAG
- the vanS gene encoding vancomycin resistance histidine kinase VanS has protein sequence MLLMIGGAILIIGVVYLLVIKDNFANAAVAILDRLIYHDREEATFAYLRTFKAYEIWLFLIAFSGVLFIIFRRYLNSISKYFKEINRGIDTLVSEDDRDIALPPELASTERKINSIRHTLMKRKSDAELAEQRKNDLVMYLAHDLKTPLSSVIGYLTLLRDEKQISGELRERYLSICLDKAERLEDLINEFFEITRFNLSNITLVYGKINLTRMLEQLAYEFQPMLAGRNLDIAFDIQADIMLSCDADKLQRVFDNLLRNAVSYCYDNTSIKISAAQIEDHVLIKIMNEGDTIPQERLERIFEQFYRLDMSRSSRTGGAGLGLAIAKEIVGLHHGQIIAHSENGLTCFEVTLPLVGKS, from the coding sequence ATGCTCCTGATGATTGGGGGCGCCATTTTAATCATAGGTGTTGTTTATCTGTTGGTAATAAAAGATAATTTTGCAAATGCTGCTGTAGCCATTTTAGACCGTTTGATCTACCATGACCGGGAGGAAGCGACGTTTGCTTATTTGAGAACCTTCAAAGCATATGAAATATGGCTTTTCCTGATAGCATTTTCAGGTGTGCTGTTTATCATTTTCCGCCGCTATCTGAACAGTATTTCAAAATATTTTAAGGAAATTAACCGGGGGATTGATACATTGGTCAGTGAGGATGACAGAGATATAGCTTTGCCGCCGGAACTGGCTTCAACGGAGCGGAAGATCAATTCTATAAGGCATACTCTGATGAAACGGAAATCGGACGCCGAGCTGGCAGAGCAGAGGAAAAATGATCTTGTGATGTATCTGGCCCATGATTTAAAGACCCCGCTTTCATCGGTCATAGGATATTTAACCCTGTTAAGGGATGAAAAGCAGATATCCGGTGAACTCAGGGAACGGTATCTGTCCATATGCTTGGACAAGGCAGAGCGCCTGGAGGATTTGATCAACGAGTTTTTTGAAATCACACGGTTTAACCTTTCAAACATTACGCTTGTATACGGAAAGATCAATCTGACGAGGATGCTTGAGCAGCTGGCATATGAGTTTCAACCGATGCTGGCCGGGAGAAATCTGGACATTGCGTTTGACATTCAGGCAGACATTATGTTATCGTGCGATGCAGACAAGCTGCAGAGGGTGTTCGATAATCTGCTGCGCAACGCCGTCAGCTACTGTTATGATAATACAAGCATCAAGATATCGGCTGCACAAATAGAAGATCATGTACTGATTAAAATAATGAATGAAGGCGATACGATTCCACAGGAGAGACTGGAGAGAATATTTGAGCAGTTTTATCGTTTGGATATGTCCCGAAGTTCAAGAACCGGCGGGGCCGGCTTAGGGCTTGCGATTGCAAAGGAGATTGTCGGGCTTCATCACGGCCAGATCATCGCTCATAGCGAAAATGGTCTTACCTGTTTTGAGGTTACTCTGCCTCTCGTAGGAAAATCGTAA